ccctgttgcggCCGGCAGGGACGAACTTCCCAGTAGTCACTGAACTCTGGCAGTCGCGAGCCGCGCGGCGCCATGCCTTCATCGTGGaagagaaggaggggggaggCAGAAGCCTAGACTAAACTTTCCACATAAAATACCATTGTAAATATGTACGTTCGTTTCAGCTTTATCGCTCTttgaaaaaagggggggttgtctgtaaagtcggttcacggacgataatttcacgtgataacgtcataagaaaacattgatgaaaaattgcattctatttttttaattttcaaatattatttacattttttttgcaaatttaattttagtaatttgtttaaatataatcacgaacaattggtttaaaaagcccgcctcaacctgtttgatattatagaagattttctcgcattgtggttggccggttcttgcacgctcggctcaggcggaacgtgacaattttttcgtgagtgcagccggcgttcatcgatttattagacgttgctacgtcaaaaaaaaatcttttaatgaaAAGGCCGTTTTTTTACATTAGAAGAGCTAAACAAAatgaaacaattattattatcaatGCATAATGCTTCATTCCCTCATAAAAAAAGGGTGAGATAATCATTGACTAGGACACACTGTGAATGATGCTGGCATATTGCACAGAATGGGGCGCAAATAATTACTATGTACATggcaataaactatttttaactcaGTATCGAAAGAATATTAGCCTTAATGAAGCTTGTATACCTTTAGTCAGTCTTTTGTGTCGTCGGGTGGCAGAGTAATTTCGCAATAAACAACCCGAACCTGACTTAAGCCTGGTACAATCATACACATCCTACAGAGATCGCGATTGAGAACACATTGCATAACATTAAATGACTTCACCTTAGAAAATTCagatttataataaacattacatatttaaatgtaattaagAAACACTATAACAATATTTCAGAAACCAATTTTCAGTCGAAACGTGTAACTTAGATACAAATAATTCAGAACAACATAGAGAagataaaatactatttaaaatgcCTTAAAACTAGAATTGCCACATCTTGAAAAGTTAAACATGATAACTTGAAAAGTTCACTAGCTGGATCCATGTAGTTAGAAAGCACAGTATAATCAGTCGCCAAGTCGATGCAGCATCCCTCCAGCCACAGTGTGCTACAGGCTTCGCTCCTTCAAAGGGCTCCGACAAGGGAGACACCCAGATTGAGAGGCGCGCCGCACGCGGAGGCAaaaacaacccccctccccctaccaCCCGGCGCTCGGCAATCAATTAACCGGGACTGAATGTCCTCAGCAAACAGCGTGCTTCGATCCCCGGATTACTCCGCGGCAGCCCGGTCCTTGTTTGGCTTCCATCCGCTCTCAATCCCTGCCTCCCCCGCCGGGCGCGCCAGGTTACAGTGCGAGTCACGTAGCTCGTCTCAGTCTCCACGGTCCTCGAGAGACTGCGCCGCTGTTGTCTTGTCAGCCACTTCCAGTGGTCGTGAGTACATGGCTGCCTTGCAAGTGGACAAACCTATCATGGCTGCCTTGCAAGCGGACAAACCTGACATGGCTGCCTTGCAAGTGTACAAACCTGACATGGCTGCCTTGCAAGTGTACAAACCTGACATGGCTGCCTTGCAAGTGGACAAACCTGACATGGCTGCCTTGCAAGTGTACAAACCTGACATGGCTGCCTTGCAAGTGGACAAACCTATCATGGCTGCCTTGCAAGTGGACAAACCTATCATGGCTGCCTTGCAAGTGGACAAACCTATCATGGCTGCCTTGCAAGTGGACAAACCTAACATGGCTGCCTTGCAAGTGGACAAACCTATCATGGCTGCCTTGCAAGTGGAAAAACCTGACATAGCTGCCTTGAAAGTGTACAAACCTGACATGCCTGCCTTGCAAGTGGACAAACCTATCATGGCTGCCTTGCAAGTGGACAAACCTAACATGGCTGCCTTGCAAGTGGACAAACATATCATGGCTGCCTTGCAAGTGGAAAAACCTGACATGGCTGCCTTGCAAGTGTACAAACCTGACATGGCTGCCTTGCAAGTGGAAAAACCTGACATGGCTGCCTTGCAAGTGGACAAACCTTATTTTGGCTGCCTTGCAAGTGGACAAACCTTATTTTGGCTACCTTGCAAGTGTACAAATCTTACTTTGGCTACCTTTCAAGTGTACAAACCTGACATGCCTGCCTTGCAAGTGGAAAAACCTAACATTGCTGCCTTGCAAGTGTACAAAATTGACATGGCTGCCTTGCAAATGGACAAACCTTATTTTGGCTACCTTGCAAGTGTAAAAACCATACGCGCTGCGTTGCAAGTGAACAGTCGGTTGAACGGGTACCGCTGTAGAATTCTAGACGTCACCTGACCACGGACTATGAGAGTAACTTTCCCCACCGCATTATTTTCTAAATCGTGATTCTAAAACgacatttattaatatttggtGTTCCAGTTTCATTGGTGTACGAGTCACAACAAGCCAATGGGGTTGTTAGGCAATACTTGTTTGAAATTTAGGGAGATTTCGAAGAAAGGCCACCTATAGTAGCCGTTATCATGGAGCGATTTCCGgtaattttgtacattatttttcgtttcatgatACATAGACCTCAAAACCATCGCCAACTCagaagtgtgtgtatatatacatgtatatgacATTTTTATGGGCACTATAACTTCCGTAAAATATgtacaaataacttccaaactgatacacaaAATATAGTTAATGGAACGAATCCgaccaaataattatttttgaaaaacagaaaaaaatactgtaactCCCTTAGTATGACTAATATCACATCCGTATACGGGAATAAGGTAGGTAAGTAATaacaaaaaagtttatttaaatcaatttttatacGAGCAACTTTAACTGCGAGGGATAGAAAAACAAAGGTTTAaggtccaaaaaaaattaataactacctTATTAGGCATAGTATTAAATCTCTTCCAATTTATTAAATACTGGATGCATTGAATTAAAgacatttgaaacatttttgctccatggaatattaaaaaatgtttaatcgatcattttggaatattagtttatatataaagaatgttaattaaattaaattctccagttttttctagaacttttcaGAAACAATAAGTACTCCGACTTCTACATATACCTGTAGCCTGTTCtcaaaaaattcaccaaaaatgtAATACTGTATGCAAGATACAGATAGGTCCTCAGTACTCTGTTTATTTACTTTTCTTTATTTTCAGCATTCTAGGTTTATTTTAGTTGATTCCatggaaaacttaatttttactaTGTCAAAGATAATGCAGTGTGAGATTTTGTTTTGGTGACGGTAGAGCACGCGCAGTTTCACATTCGGCCACGGACCTTTTGAACTTGTGATTCGCAaagaattgttttatatttagcttgtcattttaaattttttttattctcaaactaaaagtttttttttttttgtgttttgtttcgtCTTCGGAAGTCTACGTCAGCCGTGGCTCGTTGCGTCTGACATGGCTTCAGCGAAGTGGCGCGGAAGTTTGTAGTTTTGAATCTGTCGGGGCTTCGAATGACGGTTGTGGTCTACAACTCCGGATAATCCAGCCAACTATAATGCTAAAGCGATCCATCACCCACTCTATTGGGTATAAATTGAAATCCGAAGCAAATTGTGATGGAGTGCCTACTAATTATAAGCGTGTGAATTGCATCCTCTCAAGTAAGAGAGATGATTTTTATTGGCGCCATACTAGAATTTTATTTTGCTTGAGTACCGCATACCCACGTCACTGTATTTGAGACACAAATTAAGTCGTCCAATGTATTAAAGTAAATTAATATTGAACTTATTAAAAGGTTTATTCTAAGAAgtgaaatgaatattttttgagagaaaaaggcatttaaataattatttaaaatttttgaacttttacCTGAGAACAGTTTTCGTGCCCGAGGTTGAATGATGAAATCGTAACGCCCTCCCCGAGTTAAGCTGAGgtgtaaaacattttatgtaattaactgaattttaattaattgagctACTCTAAAtactttataattaattatttattgtcatgtcttttttattttgtaataattactgTGTAGTGTATTATGTAGATAGgcatttaactaaataaaaattgcaattttaggAGCCAAAAATGGTTATGTATTTTGAAATATCTAGtataacctaaaaatatttttgatcttcaaCGAACACTGCCTTCCATCCCTAATAAAGTCGTATGAATATCAAAACACGAAAAAATCAATTCAACGatgatttattaaaaactttattaaaaatatatgaagACATAGATTCGTTAAATAACCTATACCCTGTTATGATCCGGGAAAGAGctaaatttatttggttttatgctgtgtggttggtagtgtcaCTTGTTAGTGACCGATTTCagatgacataaaaaaaattatgtttaaccgGGGAGTGATATCTCTGTTTACTTCTAAACTCCTTGATCCAGACCatctctgtctcctgtattctcctacattGTTAATGCATGCGCATTGCAGCCTGTACGACTGAGCCTAGGGTTTTcgctgtgtctgtgcaggttttacttgGGCCCACCTTAACTAGTTACATTCTAGAGTTGAGATAGGGGAGTCAGTCACAGCATGGCAGGGCAAACTCTGATTAAatcacacgatgcatgctacccttccaGCCTGCATGATAAGGCCTGAGATACACTAAGAGACCTCCCAACTCAGTTCACTTAGAAGAAGTCAGGTTAGGAAATCAAAACGACAGTTGATAATATATTAACTTTACAGATCGCCCAAGGGACGATTTTCAACAAATACGCAACTTTCACACACCTAAATTTAACATTATCATTAGCcataattattattataggcctaggaataaatgaaaattaaaaccaaagcaatttttttaaataactataatTACAGTCCCATGATTACCTAGGTTTCATTTACATAGATTTTTCTGGCAATATTTCATCTACATTCGTACAGCACACAGAATTTTAACATTTCAGGGAGAACCATTGAATGTtatttcaaaaaaacatttttaatattcaatttgaacCCTGCCCTTCATACGGCACGTTAAATTATTAACTATCCTTGCATCTTCTGAGACTCTGAGCTTTGACTTTAATATTTTCCCGTAAGGTGTGTAGATTCTGTCACAAACACGAGTATTGGTTTTTTGCACTACTTCCGAAATATTTTGTTCACTGTAATTTATTTCATGCCACAGACATAAGAAATGTTCCTAAAATGAGAaccaatataataaaaataataatatgtgcAACTGAGTGTACCAGTAAACTTCGCTACGAGATCTGAATCCATCGCGCCAACGAAGAgtacaaatcaaattaattttacgaATGAACTCAGATAGCTGAAAATGAGTGTTTTCCCGCATGTATCTTCTCATGTCTTGTTTTAGTTTCTCACTAGCCTTAACCCACGCACACGCACTAAAGAGAGAAGAAAAGACGTCTGCAGTCTGTCTTTTGTCTTGGCGCCAGGGTGTCTGACAAATATTTACTGTGCACTCCAGCGCTGCTTGTAATTAAAGTAGCTTATACACTATTTAATTACTCTTCCCATTTCGTTTGTGTCAATTACTTGACGCCAATTTATAACCCTAGCTTTTCACAAACGCTCTTTATTCGAAcgaggaaaaataaatataaagtgatcTAGATAAATCTACAGCTAACTAAGTGGCCACAGGGCACATGAAACAACATCAACATTCtaatcattaaacatttaatattgcCAAATAAAAATCGTAAATCTTTTGCATTACTTGTACGACATTATTTCCACATACATGATAGGCGGTACAAACTTTAAGAAG
This genomic window from Bacillus rossius redtenbacheri isolate Brsri chromosome 6, Brsri_v3, whole genome shotgun sequence contains:
- the LOC134533372 gene encoding uncharacterized protein LOC134533372, which encodes MAALQVDKPIMAALQADKPDMAALQVYKPDMAALQVYKPDMAALQVDKPDMAALQVYKPDMAALQVDKPIMAALQVDKPIMAALQVDKPIMAALQVDKPNMAALQVDKPIMAALQVEKPDIAALKVYKPDMPALQVDKPIMAALQVDKPNMAALQVDKHIMAALQVEKPDMAALQVYKPDMAALQVEKPDMAALQGQNLMDLWFAQCDADGST